The Aspergillus chevalieri M1 DNA, chromosome 5, nearly complete sequence genome includes a region encoding these proteins:
- a CDS encoding uncharacterized protein (COG:S;~EggNog:ENOG410PT6M;~InterPro:IPR029063), with translation MDPNEDTPPEEQPAPSGEQDDLTDQPQSLIEVNPAQPVLFCDVHLSQRDVRNWSKKDAFRHFYVNWREGMNQVFQFTVRPSIHHTENNDFVYVNTAQSHQTDPSWGFILFNKEKGILSFNIRDGLKLRRYLDQGQLSVSSNNLLKAAMVMTLAGYQVRFESRENQWDFFLSEAGSFCFTRGSSTEGAFLASLNQLSNENAPPEGISAQDLAITIGPGESGTHRRVSHEQLIKWLGITIEITNFAQPRQIICTPYGDLIYDPDFVNRIFINGIQVSNPKVGSFLLGYHFRDDELVSDTGALVLSDNEARLRTLIWETAIGVNVHNAKVFIAFLRVSPGALDVRSVGRFLGNESVKRIWEVLVEDLGTDKIFCQETDDFDEVKRRTNREIAVISSALWSILRAPLLIRTWSEELLHKASPAEPALDTPFAITTKRAFDALLQIDPITANLTITWVDYPLYPPLVHADAKARRMALSKYWLHFICAHTLSPCRLSDLARQTKVRYNYLQCDHIVLAMHSKIVELISQRSCDLTPVYWATAVQKMAAEKLEEMPRCIEVVGDTLDPSRLFVTWELGLSQQTVRFVQSGYHVVLHRGDCVVALTQLVHNGEVDTSSLTAPCGCPQKVVGRQETQATFEGLSPMETHIPVVSLNAKNSIYASVTKPSTPSQPTAASPAQQETDPPEIESIRREHLFKFNENWQKTTFPVLFAQFTPRTGITGSGSELIGAFPPVPVAVLESSRLNFRFERCQYVSVQAHSGVGEGDVEQFILYIHGIHVPGAMNLLHGEGRLTVTAFSFLRTTSLCLFHLGLSSLAQSQGKEDVGLRELLLHYQNFDEMGYRQDAIIFPIESIVSVEAINPATLGPFEAVQYTVDPPDPSRTGYYCRFAVRCNGPPDSAVMMPVASHLLTHSKRWPEPRYISGVPSVIDLTPGCLGPAEGFAQAGARIDAAMGFDSVRDCTWKARYPYTKVYDGRIETVLNDLKRKRLNQPPCDPRSQAPRIILLSLPEREKALQQWDRSLEDAEIFRIMPLIISAFTQRPDFLVLSLPPWILVERAWLELFKGLWTLLISRYAIHMRRVSFTDYGLARDGTMLVIVASCVPTPIPWDTIFATTATTTGKPNPKATVQSVIKDLSFSNPRKTTTEHTTNTTFSTALICKNPQTAADVYNHQTLTYNTPSTNPLPQDHNHTLNTPLSLPRLSTTTHPLTLPPAPHPAGPVFFPFFPAAIRPIPTLPSEYAQPVKNPRGGDLLSVREIARVQGFPDDFVFLGPVGWQRSEVLEAWPVLVGRLVAVGVREVVREFAGVVGVLGMSVGGNGNANLVQGVGAGASTGVSAGANVNANVNLNTGKSANSNAAASTSGQQKQGPAQRGKKRNRES, from the exons ATGGACCCAAATGAAGACACCCCTCCAGAAGAGCAGCCGGCTCCATCTGGCGAACAAGATGACCTGACGGACCAACCCCAATCCTTAATCGAGGTCAACCCCGCCCAACCAGTCCTCTTCTGCGACGTCCACCTCTCGCAACGAGACGTCCGCAACTGGTCCAAAAAAGACGCCTTTCGCCATTTCTACGTGAACTG GCGCGAAGGAATGAACCAAGTCTTCCAATTTACCGTCCGCCCCTCAATCCACCACACCGAAAACAACGACTTCGTCTACGTCAATACCGCACAATCCCACCAGACAGATCCCTCCTGGggcttcatcctcttcaacaAGGAAAAGGGCATCTTATCGTTCAATATCAGAGACGGCCTGAAGCTCCGCAGATACCTCGATCAGGGCCAGCTGTCAGTGTCATCGAACAACCTTCTTAAAGCCGCGATGGTCATGACGCTGGCTGGGTACCAGGTGCGCTTCGAGAGCCGTGAGAATCAGTGGGATTTCTTCTTGAGTGAAGCTGGGTCGTTCTGTTTCACAAGGGGTTCGTCGACGGAGGGTGCGTTTTTGGCGTCGCTGAATCAGTTGTCGAATGAGAATGCTCCGCCTGAGGGTATTTCTGCGCAGGATTTGGCTATTACTATTGGTCCTGGGGAATCTGGGACTCATCGAAGGGTCTCGCATGAGCAGCTGATCAAGTGGCTTGGCATTACTATAGAGATAACCAACTTCGCCCAACCTCGTCAAATCATCTGCACTCCATACGGCGATCTTATCTACGACCCCGACTTTGTGAACAGAATCTTCATCAACGGAATCCAGGTCTCGAACCCCAAAGTCGGATCCTTCCTGCTAGGGTATCATTTCCGCGATGACGAGCTTGTATCTGATACTGGGGCCTTGGTTCTTTCTGATAACGAAGCGAGGCTGCGAACTCTGATCTGGGAGACTGCTATTGGTGTGAATGTGCATAACGCCAAAGTCTTTATTGCATTTTTGAGGGTTAGTCCAGGTGCGCTTGATGTTAGAAGTGTGGGGAGGTTTCTGGGAAATGAGAGTGTGAAGAGGATTTGGGAAGTATTGGTGGAGGACTTGGGAACGGACAAGATATTTTGTCAGGAGACG GACGACTTCGACGAGGTCAAGCGCCGCACAAACAGGGAGATTGCGGTCATTTCCAGCGCTCTCTGGTCGATACTTCGTGCTCCGCTATTGATTCGCACATGGTCCGAGGAACTCCTCCACAAAGCTTCCCCGGCCGAACCCGCACTCGACACCCCCTTCGCCATAACAACGAAACGCGCCTTCGATGCTCTCCTACAAATCGACCCCATAACCGCTAATCTAACCATAACCTGGGTGGACTATCCCCTCTATCCACCCTTGGTTCACGCCGACGCAAAGGCCCGGCGCATGGCACTTAGCAAGTACTGGCTGCACTTTATATGCGCACACACGCTCTCTCCGTGCAGACTGAGCGATCTGGCCAGACAAACAAAGGTGAGATATAACTATCTTCAATGCGACCATATCGTTCTGGCGATGCATAGCAAAATCGTGGAGCTCATTTCCCAACGGTCCTGCGATCTAACTCCTGTGTACTGGGCCACTGCTGTGCAGAAGATGGCTGCTGAGAAGCTCGAGGAGATGCCAAGGTGTATTGAGGTAGTTGGTGATACCCTGGATCCGAGTCGGTTGTTCGTGACTTGGGAGCTAGGGTTATCGCAGCAGACCGTTAGGTTCGTGCAGAGTGGGTACCATGTTGTACTTCATAGGGGAGATTGTGTGGTTGCTTTGACGCAGCTCGTGCATAATGGTG AAGTAGATACCTCGTCCCTCACAGCGCCATGCGGCTGTCCCCAAAAGGTCGTGGGCCGACAAGAAACCCAAGCCACATTCGAAGGCCTCTCCCCCATGGAGACACACATACCAGTTGTCTCCCTCAATGCCAAAAACTCCATTTACGCATCCGTCACCAAACCCTCAACTCCCTCCCAACCAACCGCTGCATCTCCTGCCCAACAAGAAACAGATCCGCCCGAGATTGAATCTATCCGCCGCGAacacttgttcaaattcAACGAAAACTGGCAGAAAACAACATTTCCTGTTTTATTTGCGCAGTTCACTCCGCGAACCGGGATTACCGGCTCTGGCTCTGAGTTGATCGGTGCCTTTCCGCCTGTGCCTGTGGCTGTTTTGGAGAGTTCACGTCTGAACTTTCGGTTTGAAAGGTGTCAGTACGTGAGTGTACAAGCCCACTCGGGTGTAGGAGAAGGAGATGTGGAGCAGTTCATTTTGTACATCCATGGAATTCATGTGCCGGGTGCTATGAACCTGCTGCATGGAGAGGGGAGATTGACCGTGACTGCGTTTTCGTTCTTGAGGACAACATCTTTGTGTCTGTTTCATCTGGGCCTATCCTCGCTTGCACAGAGTCAGGGGAAGGAGGACGTTGGACTGCgggaattgctgctgcattATCAGAATTTCGACGAGATGGGGTACCGACAGGATGCGATTATCTTCCCGATTGAGAGTATCGTGTCTGTTGAAGCTATCAACCCGGCTACTTTGGGACCATTTGAGGCCGTGCAATATACTGTTGATCCTCCTG ATCCCTCTCGAACCGGCTACTATTGTCGTTTTGCAGTCCGTTGTAATGGACCACCCGATTCCGCGGTCATGATGCCCGTCGCGTCTCATTTGCTTACACATTCCAAGCGTTGGCCAGAACCGCGGTATATTTCTGGTGTGCCGTCGGTTATCGATTTGACTCCGGGGTGTCTAGGACCCGCGGAGGGGTTTGCGCAGGCTGGTGCCAGGATTGATGCGGCGATGGGGTTTGATTCTGTGAGGGATTGCACGTGGAAG gcacgATACCCATACACCAAAGTCTATGACGGCCGCATCGAAACCGTGCTCAACGACCTCAAACGGAAAAGACTCAACCAACCCCCCTGCGACCCTCGCAGCCAAGCACCAAGgatcatcctcctctcgCTCCCTGAACGAGAAAAAGCACTCCAGCAATGGGATCGCAGTCTCGAGGATGCGGAAATTTTTCGAATAATGCCGTTGATTATCTCCGCGTTCACGCAGAGACCTGATTTTCTCGTTCTTTCTCTTCCGCCATGGATTCTTGTCGAGCGAGCTTGGCTCGAGCTGTTCAAGGGACTGTGGACGCTCCTGATCAGCCGGTACGCGATTCATATGCGGCGTGTTTCGTTTACAGATTATGGGCTAGCCCGCGACGGGACCATGCTTGTCATCGTTGCTTCCTGCGTCCCGACGCCAATCCCTTGGGATACCATCTTCGCAACAacagccaccaccacaggAAAACCCAACCCAAAAGCAACGGTCCAATCCGTCATCAAAGACCTATCCTTCTCCAACCCCCGCAAGACCACCACAGAacacaccaccaacaccaccttcAGCACAGCCCTCATCTGCAAAAACCCCCAAACCGCCGCAGACGTCTACAACCACCAAACCCTCACCTACAACACTCCCTCCACAAACCCCCTCCCCCAAGACCACAACCACACCCTAAATacccccctctccctcccccgcCTCTCCACAACAACCCACCCGCTTACCCTCCCTCCAGCCCCGCACCCAGCAGGTCCCgtcttcttccccttcttcccagcAGCGATCCGGCCCATACCCACGCTGCCGAGTGAGTACGCGCAACCGGTGAAGAACCCCAGAGGTGGCGATTTGCTTAGTGTACGGGAGATTGCGCGCGTGCAGGGGTTTCCGGACGATTTCGTGTTTCTGGGGCCGGTGGGGTGGCAGAGGAGTGAGGTTTTGGAAGCGTGGCCGGTGCTTGTGGGAAGGTTGGTTGCTGTTGGAGTTAGGGAGGTTGTTAGAGAGTTTGCGGGAGTTGTGGGTGTTTTGGGTATGAGTgtgggtgggaatgggaatgCGAATTTGGTTCAGGGTGTGGGTGCTGGCGCGAGTACGGGTGTGAGTGCAGGTGCAAATGTGAATGCGAATGTGAATTTGAATACAGGTAAGAGTGCAAACAGTAATGCTGCTGCGAGTACCAGTGGTCAGCAGAAGCAGGGTCCGGCACAGAGAGGCAAGAAGAGGAACCGGGAGAGTTAA
- a CDS encoding uncharacterized protein (COG:Q;~EggNog:ENOG410Q21Q;~InterPro:IPR002347,IPR036291,IPR020904;~PFAM:PF00106,PF13561,PF08659;~go_function: GO:0016491 - oxidoreductase activity [Evidence IEA];~go_process: GO:0055114 - oxidation-reduction process [Evidence IEA]) — MSMTSTDCAVIRDGFPRPNPNTPTNVLEQLSLKGKTIVITGAADGIGYAVAEAMAEAGGDVALWYNSNGAAIAKAEYLGKTHGVKAIAYKVDVSNYDNVQQTMNAVVNDFGKIDTFIANAGMAISKPLLEQTLDEYRKQMSVNVDGVLYCAKAAGAIFSAQRTGNLIITSSMSAHIVNVPVDQPVYNATKAFVTHLGKSLAREWRDFARVNIVSPGFFDTKMGASPQTVQEAYRMAALGRQGDTKEIKGLYLYLASGASSYMTGSDVVIDGGYTLP, encoded by the exons ATGTCCATGACATCCACCGACTGCGCCGTCATCCGCGATGGCTTCCCCCGCCCCAACCCAAACACACCCACCAACGTTCTCGAGCAACTCTCCCTCAAAGGAAAAACGATTGTGATTACTGGCGCGGCTGATGGAATTGGGTATGCGGTCGCCGAGGCCATGGCTGAGGCTGGAGGGGATGTTGCGCTGTGGTATAATTC GAATGGCGCTGCGATTGCGAAGGCAGAGTATTTGGGTAAGACGCATGGGGTTAAGGCGATTGCTTATAAGGTTGATG TTTCGAACTACGATAACGTGCAACAAACGATGAACGCTGTGGTCAACGATTTCGGAAAGATTGACACATTCATCGCGAACGCTGGCATGGCCATTTCCAAGCCTCTTCTTGAACAGACGCTCGACGAGTATCGGAAGCAGATGTCTGTCAACG TCGACGGTGTCCTTTACTGCGCCAAAGCCGCCGGCGCCATCTTCTCCGCCCAACGCACCGGCAACCTAATAATAACCTCCTCCATGTCCGCCCACATCGTCAACGTCCCCGTCGACCAACCCGTCTACAACGCAACCAAGGCCTTCGTAACACACCTGGGCAAATCGCTCGCCCGCGAATGGCGCGACTTTGCGCGCGTGAACATCGTTTCTCCGGGCTTCTTTGATACTAAGATGGGGGCTAGTCCGCAGACGGTGCAGGAGGCGTATCGGATGGCGGCACTGGGGAGGCAGGGCGATACGAAGGAGATTAAGGGGCTTTATTTGTATTTGGCGAGTGGAGCCAGTTCGTATATGACGGGGAGTGATGTGGTTATTGACGGGGGGTATACATTGCCGTAG
- a CDS encoding uncharacterized protein (COG:S;~EggNog:ENOG410PHFD;~InterPro:IPR036291) has product MSTKVFLTGITGYIGGDAFYYIQQNHHDIEFSALIRTEDKARKVQDQYPSVRVVIGELDDSDKLTKEAAWADVVIHTADASDHAGAANAISKGLIEGHSPERPGYWLHTGGTGILTYFDSDVRKVAGEHDDKVFNDWDKVHELVNLPAAAFHRNVDEIVLKAGTEHADRVKTAIVCPPTIYGRGRGPISGRGRQVYELTSFILKEKYSPQIGKGLARWNNVHVHDLSTLFDALLRAAVDPARTDDGEIWGAKGYFLCENGEHVWGDVSRLIGQQCFKSGYFAEEPRSQAFSLDEAVKSPAGFEAASWGWNSRGKALRGNKVLGWKAQERSLEDEVPEIIRSEAARLGL; this is encoded by the exons ATGTCCACCAAAGTGTTCTTAACCGGAATCACCGGGTACATCGGCGGGGATGCTTTCTACTACATCCAACAGAACCATCACGACATTGAATTCTCAGCCTTAATCCGGACTGAAGATAAGGCCCGGAAGGTACAGGACCAGTATCCGAGTGTACGGGTGGTCATCGGCGAGCTGGATGATTCCGACAAGCTTACAAAGGAAGCCGCCTGGGCAGATGTTGTGATTC ACACCGCAGATGCTTCCGACCATGCTGGTGCCGCCAATGCGATTTCCAAAGGACTGATCGAGGGCCACAGTCCTGAACGGCCCGGGTACTGGCTGCACACTGGCGGTACCGGTATCCTGACGTACTTTGATTCAGACGTGCGCAAGGTAGCTGGCGAACATGATGACAAGGTATTCAATGACTGGGATAAGGTGCACGAATTGGTCAATCTTCCTGCAGCTGCATTCCATCGCAACGTGGACGAGATTGTCCTGAAGGCTGGCACCGAGCATGCAGACCGCGTCAAGACCGCTATTGTGTGTCCTCCGACTATATATGGGCGTGGCCGTGGTCCTATCTCGGGTCGTGGTCGTCAGGTGTACGAGTTGACTTCGTTCATTCTGAAGGAGAAGTATAGCCCGCAGATTGGAAAGGGATTGGCCCGATGGAATAACGTGCATGTGCATGATCTGAGCACGCTCTTCGATGCCCTGTTACGGGCGGCCGTTGATCCTGCGAGAACGGACGATGGTGAGATATGGGGTGCCAAGGGCTACTTTCTGTGTGAGAATGGCGAGCACGTATGGGGGGATGTATCTCGGTTGATTGGTCAACAATGCTTCAAGTCTGGCTATTTTGCAGAGGAACCACGTTCTCAGGCTTTTTCTCTTGACGAGGCTGTGAAATCGCCTGCTGGCTTTGAGGCTGCGAGCTGGGGCTGGAATTCAAGAGGCAAGGCCCTGCGAGGAAACAAGGTGCTAGGCTGGAAGGCGCAGGAACGGAGTCTTGAGGATGAGGTACCTGAAATAATTCGCTCTGAAGCTGCCAGACTGGGTCTGTGA
- a CDS encoding uncharacterized protein (COG:C;~EggNog:ENOG410PVKV;~InterPro:IPR036188,IPR002938;~go_function: GO:0071949 - FAD binding [Evidence IEA]), with translation MSGYTEPLAHLGPAEEGVATWMLYARSMLTTWPCKDNSQWFIGVIPSQLKQADLSLWKHADCETINQVYGDYYHPYAPTTKFRDVVVQSERVVASDVFQEIGFPAMSNGRIALLGDAAHAMTSFFGQGACQAIEDATELANVLVEAYQQQNTQQEKKQRPPFEAAFQKDAVRGWSAGPPCRLQLYADLGMEVGFAVAAWVSA, from the exons ATGTCTGGCTATACTGAGCCGTTGGCCCATTTGGGGCCTGCCGAGGAGGGCGTTGCCACTTGGATGTTGTATGCCCGGTCGATGCTCACGACTTGGCCATGCAAGGACAACAGTCAGTGGTTTATTGGTGTTATT CCCTCCCAACTGAAACAGGCAGATCTATCTCTCTGGAAACATGCCGACTGCGAGACCATCAACCAGGTTTACGGCGATTACTACCACCCCTATGCGCCCACTACCAAGTTCCGAGACG TCGTCGTCCAATCCGAGCGGGTCGTTGCAAGCGATGTTTTCCAAGAAATCGGCTTTCCGGCCATGTCCAACGGCCGGATTGCCTTGTTAGGTGATG CTGCCCATGCCATGACATCTTTCTTCGGCCAG GGAGCCTGCCAGGCAATCGAAGACGCCACCGAGCTAGCCAATGTCCTCGTGGAAGCATACCAGCAGCAAAACACCCAGCAAGAGAAAAAACAACGCCCGCCATTCGAAGCAGCATTCCAGAAAGATGCCGTACGGGGTTGGTCCGCTGGTCCGCCGTGTCGTTTACAGTTATATGCCGATTTGGGGATGGAAGTGGGCTTTGCAGTGGCTGCATGGGTATCAGCCTAA
- a CDS encoding DUF3433 domain-containing protein (COG:S;~EggNog:ENOG410PWPB;~InterPro:IPR021840;~PFAM:PF11915;~TransMembrane:8 (i21-46o66-85i134-159o482-504i595-615o635-652i700-723o1050-1068i)): MDGPIGDKNEKPRGAKDRFQMWTPIILHPLVLIAFAILFAIFLAVTEVLYQYSNKHQGLSTIDQKYHYLWTYAPTAVFLIVAGFWGQVEYRSKQLAPWHSMNQRVQPASQSLLLDYITPWNVISMFRSVKNKHWAVGLSVLGSLLITLLTVFSTGLFMLDSVRLQNIPTTLKASAQFNSGGYDSKMVDGVPALSVAGAGRFNLSYPTGTTDKYAFSPFNASDTDLGTNTVITGMVDLFSAHLECEQGKLANWTTYNITGDGTGGPYSIQPSSDLTLSSPSCSTNPFQASLFAIPSHNSTSADVFFEHCTGSGQTGSRVIFVSARLLRAGPKYAISDMHPVFCKPTYTISKGLVSLFASNQSVARLLPLINETSRSNAIPGIGSSEIIASLNSSLVGAEKPVSGFPTGNTSISHLGTLYRLANMSSPFDAESLFEPSSFQNISTGTYQSIVAQIARQHFMTPSDSQFTGTYSATKQRLIVRELSVRAMEAILAALILVAAVMLVCRPVRSTPRDPGPLSGLAAILCRSSHLTDRLDGTQNKKNMKARLTGGLYVGEATNQNGEKTFRIEAKYQGKNDSQPADTNVTISWWHSISRWWQIVSILLPILIIAGLEAAYQESHRHDGLGNVTSDGYIQYVWVYIPALVMLLVRIFTNGIHSSSMILQPYLELKRGAATASSIMENHLSKITLYSFCCALFKKQFVLAASALSVIIAPILTIAVSGLYSTEYATVPRSVSIMASDSFNQYGGPAYGDETGSPLIGLLIVARNMSYPAWTYDELITPILREGSLTDRDGDIPYQPSNKTSDDFALLDLAIPALRVNANCTAFPREKISLKQFPAGGSSKWELQMNFGPDCQAYYGTRMTVQSDNPNATQTVFGQFTDDIAFFGDYCPNMAVLYGTLTPNNSTSGVHGFTCKPYANQVEANTTFAYPGLQIQSMTVDESTMKPFTGFTVPGITSSMPNITNSAGNKAFDSFFSIMMSIQGTLNTSDIVNPDAMPSVINATQHLYRVLVAQYLNVDARTAPTASIPYNGTISDPTRVRLVQSEISTRILEGCLAAMTVCSLIAVFGTRTRKILPINPCSLAGATTLLAGSDILKSDVFPPGSEWYNDKEMTRRGILNGLIFGLGWWDRKRYGIDIGKPAETLCDG, translated from the exons ATGGATGGACCGATCGGCGATAAAAATGAAAAGCCTCGGGGCGCAAAAGATCGATTTCAAATGTGGACACCCATCATTCTGCACCCGCTCGTTCTGATCGCGTTCGCAATCCTTTTCGCAATTTTCCTCGCCGTCACCGAAGTGCTGTACCAATATTCGAATAAACACCAAGGCCTGAGCACAATTGACCAGAAATATCATTATCTCTGGACTTATGCGCCAACTGCTG TCTTCCTCATTGTTGCTGGTTTCTGGGGACAGGTCGAGTATCGCTCCAAGCAGCTTGCGCCATGGCATTCTATGAATCAGAGGGTGCAACCGGCATCGCAGAGCTTGCTGCTCGATTATATCACACCGTGGAATGTCATTTCCATGTTTCGCTCGGTGAAGAATAAGCACTGGGCTGTTGGGCTCTCGGTGTTGGGGTCTCTGCTTATCACGCTGCTTACCGTCTTCTCAACAGGTTTGTTCATGTTGGACAGTGTACGACTTCAGAATATTCCAACGACGCTGAAAGCCTCGGCACAATTCAACAGTGGTGGGTATGATAGCAAAATGGTGGATGGTGTTCCTGCCTTGAGCGTTGCCGGGGCTGGACGGTTTAATCTTTCCTATCCAACTGGGACAACAGATAAATATGCCTTTTCGCCTTTCAACGCGTCCGACACAGATCTAG GCACCaacacagtcatcacaggcATGGTGGATTTGTTCTCTGCACACCTCGAATGCGAACAAGGCAAACTCGCCAATTGGACCACCTACAATATCACCGGGGACGGTACCGGCGGGCCTTATTCCATCCAACCAAGCTCGGACCTCACTCTCAGCTCGCCGTCATGCTCTACAAATCCTTTTCAGGCGTCTTTATTCGCTATACCCAGTCACAATAGTACCTCTGCCGATGTCTTTTTCGAGCACTGCACGGGTAGTGGCCAAACCGGCTCACGGGTGATATTTGTGAGCGCAAGGTTGTTGAGGGCTGGGCCGAAATATGCCATATCAGACATGCACCCAGTCTTTTGCAAGCCCACATACACAATATCCAAAGGATTGGTCTCATTGTTTGCCAGTAACCAGAGTGTCGCTCGTCTCCTTCCTCTCATTAATGAAACATCCCGCAGCAATGCAATTCCAGGCATAGGATCGTCCGAGATCATCGCGTCGTTGAACTCCAGTTTGGTGGGAGCAGAGAAGCCAGTTAGTGGTTTCCCAACGGGAAATACCAGCATTTCCCACCTTGGAACTCTCTACCGGCTAGCAAACATGTCTTCTCCGTTTGACGCGGAGAGTCTCTTTGAACCGTCGTCTTTCCAGAATATTTCAACAGGAACATACCAGTCGATAGTTGCACAGATTGCACGACAGCACTTCATGACCCCTTCCGATAGTCAGTTCACAGGAACATATTCTGCCACCAAGCAAAGACTTATTGTCAGAGAACTGTCTGTGCGAGCTATGGAAGCGATTCTGGCTGCTCTGATTCTGGTGGCTGCAGTCATGCTGGTCTGCAGACCAGTGCGTTCAACGCCACGTGATCCTGGTCCTCTGTCCGGTCTCGCAGCCATACTATGCAGGAGTTCCCATCTGACGGATAGGCTTGACGGCACACAGAATAAGAAAAATATGAAAGCGAGGTTGACTGGTGGTCTATATGTTGGCGAGGCTACAAACCAGAACGGCGAGAAGACATTCCGCATCGAGGCAAAATACCAGGGAAAGAATGATTCTCAACCAGCCGATACCAACGTGACCATCTCTTGGTGGCATTCCATCTCCAGGTGGTGGCAGATTGTCTCAATACTCCTTCCTATCTTGATAATCGCGGGACTGGAGGCTGCATATCAAGAATCCCACCGCCATGACGGGCTGGGAAACGTCACTTCTGATGGCTACATCCAATACGTCTGGGTGTATATACCTGCATTGGTCATGTTGCTAGTCCGGATCTTCACGAATGGCATTCACTCCTCTTCGATGATTCTCCAGCCCTATCTTGAACTAAAACGCGGCGCAGCCACAGCTAGCAGCATCATGGAGAACCATCTATCCAAGATCACACTGTATTCATTCTGCTGTGCCCTGTTCAAGAAGCAATTTGTCCTTGCTGCATCTGCCCTATCGGTCATAATCGCCCCTATCTTAACCATCGCTGTCAGTGGTTTATACTCGACCGAGTATGCGACTGTTCCTCGCTCAGTGTCTATAATGGCGAGTGATTCTTTCAACCAATACGGAGGACCTGCCTACGGTGATGAGACAGGATCACCGCTCATTGGGTTGTTGATTGTGGCAAGAAACATGTCGTATCCAGCCTGGACGTATGATGAGCTCATCACTCCAATTCTGCGGGAGGGCTCCTTGACTGACCGTGACGGGGATATTCCTTATCAACCATCAAACAAAACCTCCGATGACTTTGCTCTACTCGACCTGGCAATTCCAGCGCTCCGCGTAAATGCGAACTGCACCGCTTTCCCGCGGGAGAAGATCTCATTGAAACAGTTTCCAGCCGGAGGCTCATCTAAGTGGGAGTTACAGATGAACTTTGGCCCCGACTGCCAAGCATATTATGGTACAAGGATGACAGTTCAAAGCGACAACCCAAACGCCACACAGACGGTCTTTGGACAGTTCACCGACGATATAGCCTTCTTCGGCGACTACTGTCCCAACATGGCAGTACTGTACGGCACCCTGACCCCGAACAATTCCACCAGTGGCGTCCACGGATTCACCTGCAAACCATATGCGAACCAGGTTGAAGCCAACACGACCTTTGCCTACCCAGGGCTGCAGATCCAGTCAATGACTGTGGACGAATCAACTATGAAGCCATTTACAGGCTTCACCGTACCGGGGATCACCTCTTCCATGCCCAATATCACCAACAGCGCTGGCAACAAGGCTTTTGACAGCTTTTTCTCCATCATGATGAGCATTCAGGGAACCTTGAATACATCCGACATCGTGAATCCAGATGCCATGCCGTCAGTCATCAATGCTACGCAGCATCTCTACCGCGTTCTTGTGGCTCAATATCTCAATGTTGATGCTCGTACTGCCCCCACCGCCTCGATACCGTATAACGGGACCATCTCAGACCCTACACGAGTGCGTCTTGTACAGAGTGAGATTTCGACACGCATCTTGGAGGGGTGCCTTGCCGCAATGACAGTATGCTCTCTTATTGCGGTTTTCGGGACTCGAACGAGGAAAATACTCCCTATCAATCCTTGCTCTCTCGCTGGTGCTACGACATTACTAGCTGGTTCGGATATATTGAAATCCGACGTTTTCCCACCGGGATCAGAGTGGTACAACGATAAGGAGATGACAAGACGGGGGATATTGAACGGACTGATATTCGGACTTGGATGGTGGGATAGAAAGAGATATGGAATTGATATCGGGAAACCAGCGGAAACGCTGTGTGACGGCTGA